From Ascochyta rabiei chromosome 16, complete sequence, the proteins below share one genomic window:
- a CDS encoding Pectate lyase, with protein MRFFEIATVLAAAGAVQAAPMEKRAAAVDELVGFAAGTTGGGSGAGTTVSDCAGLTAAAKKGGVIKVKGTLTGCGIVKIVSNTSVLGVGANAGLTDGGFQVRKADNVIIRNLKFYRAPKGKDLVDIDASTRVWVDHNDFSSVGITGDKDTYDGLLDAKHGADSLTFSWNKFHDHWKGSLVGHSDNNAGEDSGKLRVTYHHNDFQKVNSRLPSVRFGTAHVYSSCYNGGISGVNSRMGAQVLVENTSFTGVERAIVTNLDSDEEGSANERNNLFTSSTTEITKKNTWTPSYKYTADAAASACSIVAKSAGVGVVTF; from the exons ATGCGTTTTTTCGAGATTGCTACTGTCCTTGCGGCCGCTGGTGCCGTCCAGGCTGCTCCCATGGAGAAGAGGGCTGCCGCCGTCGATGAACTTGTCGGTTTTGCCGCCGGCACAACCGGTGGTGGAAGCGGAGCTGGCACGACTGTCAGCGACTGCGCCGGTCTGACTGCTGCCGCGAAGAAGGGCGGTGTCATCAAGGTCAAGGGTACCCTCACTGGATGCGGCATCGTCAAGATCGTCAGCAACACCAGTGTCCTTGGAGTTGGCGCCAACGCAGGTCTTACCGATGGTGGCTTCCAGGTCAGGAAGGCGGATAACGTTATCATCCGTAACCTGAAGTTCTACCGCGCACCCAAGGGAAAGGACCTTGTCGATATTGACGCTTCTACTCGTGTCTGGGTTGACCACAACGACTTCTCCTCCGTTGGCATCACTGGTGACAAGGACACCTACGATGGTCTCCTCGATGCTAAGCACGGCGCCGATTCGCTGACCTTCTCCTGGAACAAGTTCCACGACCAC TGGAAGGGCTCCCTCGTCGGCCACTCCGACAACAACGCCGGCGAAGACAGCGGCAAGCTGCGCGTCACCTACCACCACAACGACTTCCAGAAGGTCAACTCCCGCCTCCCCTCGGTCCGTTTCGGAACCGCCCACGTCTACAGCTCGTGCTACAACGGCGGTATCTCCGGCGTCAACAGCCGCATGGGAGCTCAGGTCCTCGTTGAGAACACCTCCTTCACCGGTGTCGAGCGGGCTATTGTCACCAACCTCGACTCGGACGAGGAGGGCTCCGCCAACGAGCGCAACAACCTCTTCACCTCCTCGACTACCGAGATCACCAAGAAG AACACCTGGACTCCTAGCTACAAGTACACCGCCGACGCCGCTGCCTCTGCTTGCAGCATCGTTGCCAAGTCTGCTGGTGTTGGTGTCGTCACCTTCTAA
- a CDS encoding NADPH:quinone reductase: MSSLPKTMKAVVIEKTGGTDVLQYKTDVPVPEPKGDEVLIKNEYIGINFIDTYFRSGVYTPPSLPYILGREGSGTIAAVGPKAPSDLTVGARVVYMGQNAYAEYTATTAKYVVTIPDSISTKIGAAVPLQALTALTLIREAYAVQKGDWVLVTAAAGGVGLWLCQLLKAVGARTIATASTPEKRQLAKENGAEVLLEYHADDRDVFVKKVLEITGGEGVHAVFDSVGKDTFDSSLAVVRRKGTMVSFGNASGPVTGFALSRLSAKNAKLLRTTLFNYIATREEFQQYAKELWSFIEKDGLNVKIHNVYPLEDIKRATEDIEGRKTTGKLLLKP; this comes from the exons ATGTCGTCCCTTCCCAAGACTATGAAGGCGGTTGTCATCGAAAAGACGGGAGGAACCGATGTGCTGCAGTACAAGACCGATGTGCCAGTCCCTGAACCCAAGGGCGATGAAGTCCTCATCAAGAACGAGTATATTGGCATCAACTTCATTGACAC CTACTTCCGCTCTGGCGTCTACACACCCCCCTCGCTCCCATACATTCTGGGGCGCGAAGGTTCCGGTACCATCGCTGCAGTCGGCCCCAAGGCGCCATCTGACCTCACCGTTGGAGCTCGTGTAGTCTACATGGGTCAGAATGCATATGCTGAGTACACCGCCACGACCGCCAAATACGTGGTCACCATTCCGGACTCCATCAGCACCAAGATTGGCGCCGCGGTACCCCTCCAGGCTCTGACTGCCCTTACTCTGATTCGTGAAGCGTATGCTGTGCAGAAAGGGGACTGGGTCCTGGTTACTGCTGCTGCAGGTGGTGTGGGGTTGTGGCTCTGCCAGTTGTTGAAGGCGGTTGGCGCGAGGACGATTGCAACAGCGAGTACGCCTGAGAAGAGGCAGCTTGCCAAAGAAAACGGCGCAGAGGTGTTACTTGAGTACCACGCAGACGACCGCGATGTGTTTGTGAAGAAGGTCCTGGAGATCACCGGCGGGGAGGGCGTGCATGCAGTGTTCGATTCTGTAGGCAAGGATACGTTCGACAGCAGTCTGGCGGTTGTTAGGAGAAAGGGTACGATGGTGAGCTTCGGCAACGCTTCTGGACCAGTCACTGGATTTGCTCTTAG CCGCCTGTCAGCAAAAAATGCCAAGCTCTTGCGCACCACGCTTTTCAACTACATCGCCACCCGCGAGGAGTTCCAGCAGTATGCCAAGGAACTGTGGAGCTTCATCGAGAAAGACGGGTTGAACGTCAAGATCCACAACGTCTACCCATTGGAGGACATCAAGCGCGCCACTGAGGACATCGAAGGACGGAAGACGACTGGAAAGCTGTTGTTGAAGCCGTAG